The nucleotide sequence CACCCTAGGGAATCCTCCATATGGAAGCTCCCTCTATTGTTGTTGAAGATTGGAAACTCCTCAGAATGTCCAGGCTTATTTGCCTAGAGAGGGAATGATTTACTCCAGGTTGCACAGACAGTGACTCTGTTCTTCTGAAGACAGAATATGATATCTAATTATAATGAAGCCCATGACTCCTCTTCTACATCTGTCTTCAGCTGCCACTCAGAGGGAAGGCAGAGCAAACCCCAAACCTTCTAGTGGAGGTGGAAGGGGAGAGAAGCAGGGTCTCCTCCTGCTCACCATTTCCTAGTCCCCAAACAGAGAAGTAATGGAGACTCACCATTTTCCCTCATGCTTGAATACTGTAGAACTTTATTCATGCTGTCAATACAATCTTCCTGGATATAGTGTTTCACCCGCCTTTTCCAGAAGGGGCTGTCCCAGAGGAACTTGAAGTGCTGGGCTTCAGGCTTCGTGGCCACCCAATGCCCCGGTTCTTCAACCATCTGGCAGAAATCCTCACCATCCAAAGCAAACTGAAAGTGGCTGCTCACCTGGATATCCTTGTCCACTTCACAATTTACAAATACCTGTAGTGTGTGGTTCTCTGTTGGGGGCAGAATGTGGGGGAGGAATTCTAGAGTAAAGGAGTGCAAGGAGGAAAAGCAGGAAGATTCTGGGAGAGAGATCAAGACTTATGGCTCCCACAATCAAAAGGATTGAGCTTTGCTGACCTTGGAGGTAGCCTAGCAGGTTGGAATATTCTGATTGATTAGGGGGTGGAAAACATGTTGCTTGCTTAATTCTTTGCTTTCCATCAATTAGGAGATAAGGTAATATCTAATTTATGAAATAGAGAAGCACACAATTTCATCAGCCATCTTATTGACTGGAATTGTAGAATGAGGAAATGAGCTCAATCCAGCAGGCCCAGGGGATAGATGAAGAGGAGAGACAATTAGGGGATTGGTGGGACATATTTCTTTACTCATGGAAAAATGAATGTCTGGAAGCTTGATCTGAGCCCAGTGATCAAAGGATATTAGAAAATTGAGAACAGAAACTAGTTCCAAGAAGATAAATTAGTGCCCTTTGAAACCTGGGCAATAAGGTAAATTCTCAGCTGAAACATCAGTAGAAAAGGTGCTCAACTGGGTGTCAGAGGATTTGATTTCCTTCCTCTTATGGTTCTGCTACATCGTAATTGTGTGCTTGGATAAGACATTTCCTTTGTAaatggctcagtttcttcatctctaaaatgggggacttggactagatgacctctgaggtccctttcatcCCCAGGTCCATGAGCCTTtggtctgggcaagtcacttaaaccccctgGATCTCTGTTTtgtcctctataaaataaaagagatggaCCAGGTCGTTTCTGTGAttcctctaactctaaatctgtgagccTAAGACTTATTCTGAATTAAGTTGTCTGGCAAACCTGGTCTGGTCTATTTCTCTAGATGCCCAACTCAATGGTATGGGCTCATGGAGAAGGGCCAATTGGACTCAGAGGAGATTGATCAAGagcatatatatatctatatatctatataaatatatctatatctatatatctatatctatatatatctatatctatctatctatatatatctatatctatatctatatatctatatctatatatctatatatctatctatatatatatatacatatatatatatatataggggttGGGTGGGACTGACTTACTTTCACTCTTGGTCTGATTCTTTATCAAGTTCTTGAAAGCCCATTGGAAATTTTTTTCAAGGTCCAGCAATTTCTGCTGTTTCTGGGCAATCTCACTGGCTCCCAGGGCCTGGTACATCCAGGCTTCCTTCATCACAACTTGATGCTTCTCTTTATGGTAGGAGCAGAGCTGAACATCATCCACAACAGTGATCACAATGAAGTCCAAGAATGACCCTGAGCTGCCAGTTGCAGTGAAATAGAAGTCATGGCTGTGGTAGGCTGAGAGACAGGAGTGAAAGCAAGAAGGATAATCACTCTGGGGCAGGAGCCTCCTCCCACCCATCTTTTGTCACTACTTTCACCCTCGGTGCAATAAATTGGGCTGGTACGGGAGGATACCTGCTCCATTGGCTGCTCTGGAAGGGACCCAGAATCACATATTCATTTTAGTGTCTACCACACAACTAGGCACAGAATGTAGCTTAAGAAGAACTTGTTGACTTAGACACTCATTGAGAGGCTACATTGCATTTTGTCTTTTGGAATTCTTGTCTCAGAGTGGAGAAAAGTTTTGTCAGGACTAGAGAGGGCCGGGGACTCCCCATCATTGTGCCTTTGCACTGGAAATTCCCCattcctgaaatgttctctcttctcatcttcatCTCCTAGAATCTCAGACTTTCCTTAAGACTCAActtaaatgttattttcattCAAAGAGAGCCTTTCCCTGCCCACCCCCTGCATATGCTATTTTTCtctaaggttattttttttatctactctgtatgtatcttacatgtatttatatactttatatataatatatatattatctatataataatatatactctatatattatatacttgttTGCTCACTCATTAGAATATGATTTCAGTGAGAGGAAGAATTTTTAATGCTATTCTTTGTGTCCCCATAGCTTGGTATCTGGGAAAGAGCACTGAAATTAGAATCAATTCCAGGTCttttacttactagctgtgttaccttaaGCAAGTTAATTCTTGTCTTTTCTAAGGTTGagttctttcatctataaaacaaggaagttgttaacaaaaccaatgattagGACAAGAAGGGAAGCTGGGGATtgggaaaaattatttctgaGAAGGGTTTTGTATCCAATATGTAGAAAGAACCAAGAGGAAAGTACAAGACCAATAGTCACTCTTGAATATATAAGTGGCCAAGGGATGtgaagaaataattctttttttaaaaaaataaaaccatttctattatgttggaatcaatattggttccaattcagaagagcagcaagggctaggcaatcgagatgaggtgacttacccagggttataaaggtaggaagtgtccgaggccaaatttgaacccaggacctcctgtctccaggcttgactctcaatccaccaaaccacttagctgcccaagaAATGATTCTTAAGAGAATTGCAATCTATCAACAATCTACTGAATGATAACTCCAAATGaccaataataagagaaatgcaaaacaaaatagcTCTGTAGTTTCAGCTTTTGCTCAACAAATGACAAAAGAGGTGAAAATGCAATGTTTGAGGACCATGAAAAGACAGACACACTGcagtgaagttgtgaattggtccatccattttggaaagcaatttcagATTATGCTAATTATACCTGGAGATTCTAGAGggtatatataggcatatatatgtacacatatctgtgtatttatatgtgtgtgtgtataaattatATGTACTTAAATCTCCCAAGGAgataaagaaaactccaaaagatcTAATGGTATTATATGCCAAGCCTCTATTTACCATTATTGTTCAAACCTCTGCATCCAAGTAAGGAGAAACCCTCAGTATTGACCCCAGGAAATGTGGCAAGGCTAGAGTTTCTTGAGTTTCTTAAGAAACTTttctcagtttccacttcttgGGATGGGGCAACTTTTGGCCATCTCCTCTCAAAGCAGCTCCTCTTGCTTTGGAATAGCTCTGTTAGAAAAATTTCCTTGAACCAAGCCCAAATTTGTCTGTTTGCCTCTCCATTACTACTATTTTTGCTTTCTAGATCCAAATAGAATAATACTTCTTTCATCCAATAATTCTTCAAGTACTTGGTATTATGTACTTATGAATCTTTTCTTCCTTAGCctaaatattcccagttccttTAATTCATCTTCATGTGATAAACTCATGGTTATAGCTCTTTGTGTCCTTGTTCATTTGTCTTCATGTTTGTGTCTTGTCTCTGAATTTCCTAGTTGGAAGGAACCCTGTATTGCTGATCCACTCTGTCTAATACACACCTGAAAGAATTTTCCTTATAGCATATCTAACAAATGGTGATTTTGATAATATTGGAAGACCTCTAAAGAGGAGGGAAACATGTATTTGTAAAGTATctccactatgtgccagagactatgttaagtgttttgcaaatgtcgtgtcatttaattctcataataaccctaACACATAGGTTTTATTATTCCTTCCATTTAATAATTAAGCTATAAGCTAGCGATatatggctgtgagagttggactgtAAGGAAAGCTGAACACCACAGAATTAGTGCTTTCAAATTTGGTGTTGATGAATAttgaaactgaggcttaaatactttggctataaaatgagaagatggaactcattggaaaagatcctgatgGAGGGGAAGAGTGAAGGCAAAAGGTATAGGGGATAGTGGAGGGTGAGATAGAAAGCATCATGGATACAATAAACTTGAAGCTAGACACACTTTGAGAGAGAGTAAAGGATAGAAGCATCTGGTGTGCTTTAGTTCATGGGATCATGAAAATTCAACACaactgaatgaacaacaacaaaaactgagctggtcagtggttaagtgacttgttcagggtcactgaGTCAGTAAGTATCAAAGGCtgtatttgaagtcaggtcttcctgattccagttccagaattctattcactgtgccactcagCTCCCTGTTAACTTGGGAGGTAGAAAAGCTCTGTAGGAATTTTTTCACAACTGCCTGGGCTCCTCTTCCTCAGGGTgaaaaaaggaagtgggaaggaaCAGAGACTTGACTCATGATGAGGAAATGGGACAGTGGTATTCCTATGAAAGTCTATGCCTCTGCTTTGAATTAGAACTTTGGGGAGGGGAGCATAGTACTGAATTTTTGAGTGATTTCTGACACTAAGTAGGATTGTTGACCTTGGGCCAAGGATCTGGCTTTCAAAAGAAACTATGAGTTTGGTTTCTTTAGGCAACACCTGAATGCCAAAATCTTGTGTAACtcctctgagctccttgaggacagaccTGTGTCTTCATTAGAATGAAGACAGACTATGTATCCTTTTCCAATGCTAGGTAATAAATTTATGGCCTTGGGAAAATCTCTTCTCCtccttagacctcagtttcctaattgtaagatgagaaggttggactaaatggtctctgagctcctttccagttctagaattATGAGCTCTTCCCACTGCTTCCCCAGACTCACCTTCCTGGGTCTCCCTTGCAGCAAATGCTCCTAGAATGAGCATCCAAGTGAAGAatggcttcttcttcttcttctcactTGCCATCTTGTTTTCCAGACAAGCTATGCAACTTCCTAAACAAACCTTTCAGAATAGACAGGTTAATTTAGGTTATATCTTTTTACTTTTTGCAGAGCTAAAATGGGAAAAAGATGCCCCTATATACACATAATGGCTCCCTGTGAGTCATTCCCACTTCCATGAGGATTGGCTCTTTAAAGACCATTGAATCCTATCATTGGCAGCTGGGGCATCTGTTGCCAGGCAGAACCTGTCCCACAAGGAGAGGCATCagaatggaaatgaaatgaagtCTGTGGGAGGGCAGGAAGCCTTTGAGCACAATCACTATCATATGTTGTCTGAGCAAGAACTGGCCCAGTGCCAAGCTTACGGCTGGCATTCTTGAGGGTTAGTATTGGAACAAGAGTGTGGAGTCTGATGAAGAAGATATGAACCTACTTTCACAGATGCCTTACTTTCTTTGGAGAGGCAGGGCCCCCCAGTCTTGTAGAGAGACACAACTCTTACCTTAAGGGTGGCTTCAGTTGGATGGTGGGGACCATCGTTATGCTTGGGACTCTTGAATCTAAAGCATAGGAATATCttaatgagagagggagaggttgaGTACACTTGCCCCAAAAGCTTAGTTCCACTCTGCACTCTTCACTTGCATGGATACAGTAGGATGAAATGATGGGAAGAGAATCAGACCTGGATTCAGAAAACCTGGGTCTGAATCTCTCATTGGACATTTACAAAATTCTGTGACAAGAGGCAAGTCCCTAAAGCTCTGagagcatcagtttccttatctgtaagaaaGGCATAACAATGCTTGACTCAAGTCAAAGGATGGCTCATAAGCCTTAAAAGTTCTGCAGAATCTTAGAATGGAAAGAATCGTTAAAGTCGTCTCATTCAACCCTGATGCAAACGGTGAATCCAATTGCAGATTTTCCCAACCAGTGACGATCTTGTAATTATCTTGAAGACTTCCTGTGATAGATAATTTGCAGAGAGACCTGAAATTTGTATACATTACCTCCTCTGGGCTTCATAACAACCTTGGAAAGCAGTTTTTTgtctagtcatttcagtcatgtttaacctttcatgaccccatttgggatttcttgatactagaatgctttgctatttccttctccagatcatcttacagatgaggaaaattgagtcaaataaggttaagtgacttgcccaagatcacatagtaagtgcctgagtccaggtttaaactcaggaagatgaatcttttttttggttttgttttgttttgttttgtttttatatttttaaacccttaacttctgtgtattagttccttggtggaagagtggtaagggtaggcaatgggggtcaagtgacttgcccagggtcacacagctgggaagtgtctgaggccagatttgaacctaggacctcctgtttctaggcctggctctcaatccactgagctacccagctgcccccaagatgaatctttttgactccaggactggcaccaaatctactgtaccacctaactggaTCCAAAGCAGTTACTAAAGTAGTTTTATTCCTATAtgacagatggagaaaatggCTCTCTTAGAGAAGCTACTGGCTCGTGGTCATTGTAGCAATTAAATGTCAGGCTCGGAAACATAGCATGGGGAATTATTCCCAGGGTCTGATCATTATCATAATTGCATAGGTGAAAAAACTAAGGAAGAATAGTCTTCCTCAGCATAATGGGAATGCTGACAATTTGCACATATGTCACCAGGGTTTTTGGAGCACCAGCCACTTTAAAGTGGCCAATAGGAAAATTAGTGTGGCATATGAGCAACTTAGAGACTTGTGAGTCAAGGAAGTCAAGTCTAGGCCTTGTATCAAGGTATATGGAAGGGTTCATTCATCTTTTGTTATTGCTTTGGACATGATGGATCAATGTGGGCCAGATACTCCCAAGAAAAGAACTCATTATCAGTACACTGAAAACTTCATTCTACAGGATCGTTGTTGGGAAATTCCATTTGGCACCAGAGATAAGGTCTAGTGAAAAAATATTTGCTCCtaaaattttctctatttttttaaacctttaccttccatcttggaatcaatactgtgtattggttccaaggcagaagagtggtaagggctaggcaatgggggataagtgacttgtccagggtcacacaactaggaagtatctgagactagatttgaacttaggacctcccgtctctaggcctgggtctcaatccactgagctacccagcttccccctaaaaTTTTCTCTATTGGTGAGTCCACTCAGTTGGCAATCCTATTCCACCAGGATTCATGGGGCCACACCCAGCACTGAGGGAGAAGGTAATTTGTGACTCAGAGAGAACAGGACTCTTGATAGGAAGATATGGATGAGTCCGAGACTGCCTTTGGAAAGTATGCCTTACATATATTGAACAGAAGTGACTGGGAGTGAATACAGCTGCACAGTGAGAGTCTCTTTCAGTATGGATACCAGTCAAGAGAAAAAGGTATGACCTTTAAGGAATTAGATCTAGCACGCTTGAAGGCAAACTACTATTTCAGGAGGATTGTGAGGTAGGACTTAATCATGGGAATCTGTAGTGAACAGTAAGAGGTTCTACTTAACCAAAAATATAGAccaagaaaggaccttagaagccatctagtcccaCCGTCTTATTTT is from Gracilinanus agilis isolate LMUSP501 chromosome 2, AgileGrace, whole genome shotgun sequence and encodes:
- the LOC123234494 gene encoding zinc-alpha-2-glycoprotein-like — translated: MASEKKKKKPFFTWMLILGAFAARETQEAYHSHDFYFTATGSSGSFLDFIVITVVDDVQLCSYHKEKHQVVMKEAWMYQALGASEIAQKQQKLLDLEKNFQWAFKNLIKNQTKSEKNHTLQVFVNCEVDKDIQVSSHFQFALDGEDFCQMVEEPGHWVATKPEAQHFKFLWDSPFWKRRVKHYIQEDCIDSMNKVLQYSSMRENVPPEVTVSRHDAPDGRVTLSCRATGFYPRSILLYWEKDGELGVWGQESSSGTLPNADATFYLQVTLELPSGVPGTGYTCVVEHSELETPATFPVPGKPYMERTLVMALSILAVIILVLSCAGAFIRWKKRKTGITNQLEGPFPSPPAIPLQ